In Candidatus Vicinibacter proximus, the following are encoded in one genomic region:
- the lipA gene encoding lipoyl synthase has translation MIDLPLVSKPEPRPRKPEWLRVKLPIGEEYRKVRQLVDEYKLHTICQSGNCPNMGECWGAGTATFMILGDVCTRSCSFCAVKTGKPKEYDTDEPLRVAEAIRLMGVKHAVLTSVNRDELPDRGAEIWHQTITSIKFLCPSTTIESLIPDVKANWQALERMISAGQEVVSHNMETVERLYRLVRPQAKYARSLEQIKRTKEYGKRTKTGIMLGLGETKDELSLAMDDLLNHGCEILTLGQYLQPTKMHLEVAEFIHPDTFAEYREMGMNKGFLYVESGPLVRSSYHAERHLL, from the coding sequence ATGATAGATTTACCTTTAGTGTCCAAACCAGAGCCCAGACCCAGAAAACCTGAATGGTTGAGGGTGAAATTGCCCATTGGTGAAGAATACCGTAAGGTGAGACAATTGGTGGATGAATACAAATTACACACGATTTGTCAGAGCGGTAATTGTCCAAATATGGGAGAATGTTGGGGGGCTGGGACGGCAACTTTTATGATACTGGGAGATGTGTGCACCAGATCTTGCAGTTTCTGTGCAGTCAAAACGGGCAAACCAAAAGAATACGATACCGATGAGCCGCTTAGAGTTGCCGAAGCAATCCGTTTAATGGGTGTTAAGCATGCTGTTCTTACTTCAGTCAACAGAGATGAGTTGCCGGACAGAGGCGCGGAAATTTGGCATCAGACTATTACAAGCATTAAGTTCCTCTGCCCATCTACCACGATAGAAAGCCTGATCCCTGATGTGAAGGCCAATTGGCAGGCACTTGAGCGGATGATCAGTGCAGGTCAGGAGGTTGTCTCCCACAATATGGAAACTGTTGAAAGGCTGTATAGGCTGGTTCGGCCACAGGCAAAGTATGCCCGTAGTTTGGAACAAATTAAGCGAACAAAGGAATATGGGAAGCGCACGAAGACAGGTATTATGCTGGGACTTGGGGAAACAAAAGATGAATTGTCCCTGGCAATGGACGATTTGCTTAACCATGGGTGCGAGATTTTAACTTTAGGACAATATCTCCAGCCTACCAAAATGCATTTGGAAGTGGCGGAATTTATTCATCCCGACACTTTTGCGGAATACAGAGAAATGGGCATGAATAAAGGATTTCTGTATGTTGAAAGCGGTCCATTGGTCAGATCCTCTTATCATGCCGAGCGGCATTTGCTTTAA
- a CDS encoding polysaccharide deacetylase family protein: MTDIPILTERPSRRLNYVLDFINSQYKGLRLYNVQIPIISIPGEPLLIYSSLPPTEGVFIASCGYLEDGAAMPKSKLVKSFPMPYIFPAKHKDLFGFDIFAAIFWMLSRTEEYGPIKTDEHGRFEASNSAAHLAGILKLPIVDHWVGELVKSLHKLFGKDFQRIPQKQTFKLTVDVDQAYKFIHKPVWKNLGALLMDFLTFEWDELANRFSILSQKKIDPFDSYDQILNFDLPKDSLFFFFLCGGTSKFDTHLDIRTRPIQKLIEKIKAKALIGIHPSYSASTNQTELSNEKKILEKVGGEKITRSRQHYLKLTLPETYRMLIGAGINEDYTMGFSDQTGFRAGTCHSFLWYDLIKDEVSNLRIHPLIAMDRTYLNYMKLRPQEAIEDMILLYQNCKHFGGTFQLLWHNSSFDFEGEWNGWENVLDEIMRFHFSEEH, from the coding sequence ATGACAGACATCCCCATATTAACAGAACGACCCTCCAGGAGGTTGAATTATGTTCTTGATTTTATCAATAGCCAATATAAAGGTCTTAGATTATACAATGTCCAGATACCTATAATCTCTATCCCTGGTGAACCCCTGCTGATCTATTCTTCCCTTCCTCCCACCGAAGGCGTGTTTATAGCCAGTTGTGGCTATTTGGAAGATGGTGCTGCTATGCCAAAATCTAAATTGGTAAAAAGTTTTCCGATGCCCTATATCTTTCCTGCGAAACACAAAGATCTTTTTGGTTTTGATATTTTCGCAGCTATATTCTGGATGCTTTCCAGAACAGAAGAATATGGTCCCATTAAAACTGATGAACATGGGAGATTTGAGGCCAGTAATTCTGCCGCTCACCTGGCTGGAATTCTAAAACTTCCCATAGTAGATCATTGGGTGGGTGAATTGGTCAAAAGCCTCCATAAATTATTTGGAAAAGATTTTCAAAGAATTCCGCAAAAGCAAACTTTTAAATTGACGGTAGATGTTGATCAGGCTTATAAATTCATCCATAAACCGGTCTGGAAAAATCTTGGAGCTTTATTAATGGATTTCCTGACTTTTGAATGGGATGAATTGGCAAACAGATTTTCGATTTTATCACAAAAAAAAATTGATCCATTTGACAGCTACGATCAAATACTAAATTTTGACTTGCCAAAAGATTCTTTATTCTTCTTTTTCCTTTGTGGTGGAACGAGTAAATTTGATACACACCTGGATATACGGACAAGGCCCATTCAAAAGCTGATTGAAAAAATTAAGGCAAAGGCCCTGATTGGTATTCATCCATCCTATTCAGCCTCTACCAATCAAACGGAACTTTCTAATGAAAAGAAAATACTTGAAAAAGTGGGCGGTGAAAAAATTACCCGCAGCAGACAACACTATCTCAAGCTCACCCTTCCGGAAACTTATCGCATGCTCATTGGTGCCGGAATTAATGAAGACTACACCATGGGGTTCTCAGATCAAACAGGATTCCGAGCCGGGACTTGTCACAGTTTCCTATGGTATGATCTAATTAAAGATGAAGTCAGTAATTTAAGAATTCATCCTTTGATAGCTATGGACAGAACTTATCTCAACTATATGAAACTCCGTCCTCAGGAAGCAATCGAAGACATGATTTTACTTTATCAGAACTGTAAACACTTTGGTGGCACTTTTCAACTCTTGTGGCACAACAGCAGCTTTGATTTTGAAGGAGAATGGAATGGCTGGGAAAATGTCCTGGATGAAATAATGAGATTCCATTTTTCTGAAGAACATTAA